The following coding sequences lie in one Bacillota bacterium genomic window:
- the def gene encoding peptide deformylase, whose amino-acid sequence MAVFRIVQVGDPVLREKARPVMKITPAVLRLIDDMTETMHSASGLGLAAPQVGVPKRVIVVDAGHGLHELINPEILTAKGNVTDREGCLSLPGIWGEVRRASYVKVRAMNRHGETVEIDAKDYFARALQHEIDHLDGVLFIDRALKIVRDEG is encoded by the coding sequence ATGGCTGTCTTTAGGATTGTACAGGTCGGAGATCCGGTTTTACGGGAAAAAGCGCGGCCGGTTATGAAAATCACCCCGGCGGTGCTTCGTCTTATTGACGACATGACCGAAACTATGCATTCCGCCAGCGGTTTGGGCTTGGCGGCGCCGCAGGTCGGCGTTCCGAAACGTGTGATCGTGGTGGACGCCGGACACGGTTTACACGAGTTAATAAATCCGGAAATCCTTACCGCCAAGGGAAACGTCACTGACCGGGAAGGATGTTTAAGCCTTCCGGGAATATGGGGCGAGGTAAGAAGAGCAAGCTATGTGAAGGTCAGAGCGATGAACCGTCACGGTGAAACAGTGGAAATCGACGCGAAGGATTATTTTGCAAGGGCGCTGCAGCACGAGATCGACCACCTCGATGGTGTTCTTTTCATCGACCGGGCACTTAAAATCGTGCGCGACGAGGGATAG